The genomic DNA TGAGCATTGTTAACGCTGAGCGCCGGGGTAAGCGCCAGGTTCTCCTCCGCCCCTCCTCGAAGGTGGTGGTCAAGTTCCTCAGCGTTATGCAGAAGCACGGTACGTATTCGTATCGCACGGCACAGGGGAAAGAGGAGAGAATGCGGCGCTCCATTGTGGTCAGCGGCATGCCTGCTCGGGATTATAACTGTTGAACTACTGGGTATCTCTTCCACCGGTGTTCATCTTTAAGATTCCGAGATATCAACGCGGCTAGCTTGGTGCATGTCAGACTCTCTGGCGTGCTCCAGTGCGTAATAGGCATGTCCTGTGGCTGCTACATTCTCTCTTTTTTTTACTTGTGCTGTGCTTTTTCAGGACAGAATACTGACCGTCAGGTTACATTGGTGACTTTGAGATCATTGACGACCACCGTGCCGGCAAGATCGTGGTGAGCCTCAACGGCCGCATCAACAAGTGCGGTGTTGTCTCGCCCCGCTTCTCCGTTCCCCTTAACCAGATCGAGGGCTGGGTCTCGAACATGCTTCCCGCCCGTTCGTACGGCTTTGTCGTCCTCACCACCTCGGCTGGCATTATGGACCACGAGGAGGCCCGCCGGAAGCACGTTGCCGGCAAGATCCTCGGCTACTTCTACTAAATGCCTTGCACGGAACTTGAATGCCGACCGGTGACACGGCTTGCATACTCATCATCAAGTCAGGCATCAAAAGCCCGCAGTGCCAAGAAGACGGAGTCTTGGCCTGTACTATGTCGTAGTATGTCTACGCGATAGCTGTGGGCCGTAGCCTTATGGGCAACGAGGTATGCATCGATTCCCTTCGAGCACCACGTCGCCTGCCAGGAAATCATGATGGCTTTTCCCTATACGCTAGCTATTCCCTCTTCCGTAGGCGCTTGGGCTCGGGCtggtcgcgcggcgcggcgtgggtAGTTTCGGGTGCGGCGTGCACACGCTTGGCATTCCCAGCAGGCTCCTCGGCAGCGTGAGTCTGCGGTGTAAAGGAGGGGACGTTGGGGTTGAGCTGCGTCTTGGGCTCACCTCCATCCGCATCTgcatccgcctcggcagggCCCGAGGCAACCGGCGCCTGCCTAAGCGAGGCATCGATCGACTCGTGGAGCTTCTGCA from Malassezia japonica chromosome 1, complete sequence includes the following:
- the RPS15A gene encoding 40S ribosomal protein S15a (COG:J; EggNog:ENOG503P2XK), with the protein product MQKHGYIGDFEIIDDHRAGKIVVSLNGRINKCGVVSPRFSVPLNQIEGWVSNMLPARSYGFVVLTTSAGIMDHEEARRKHVAGKILGYFY